One region of Baekduia soli genomic DNA includes:
- the thrC gene encoding threonine synthase has protein sequence MAVTHLSCRECGSEYELTAQYVCHRCFGPLEVKYDHGALADDVASLRRRIQSGPQNIWRYVDFLPLVEGQPGPSARHLSRVGLPAGCTPLVRADRLAERLGLKDVWVKNDAHNPTHSFKDRVVSVAAARARELGFDTLACASTGNLANAVAAAAAALGMPSYVFIPADLEEQKILATGVYGTNLVKVRGNYDEVNRLCTEISGEQDTWAFVNVNMRPYYAEGSKTLAYEIAEQLGFRTPDRVVAPIASGSLYTKIAKGFDEWRELGLIAGGAPIMNGAQALGCSPVATAFAAGTDVCRPVKPDTIAKSLAIGNPADGPYAIELANRSGGGVDSVDDDEIRAGIRLLAETTGIFTETAGGVTTATLAKLAARGDIDPDETVVLVITGEGLKTLDAVRGTFEAHEIEPKFDAFESTVLSVPAHRATA, from the coding sequence CTGGAGGTCAAGTACGACCACGGCGCGCTGGCCGACGACGTCGCCTCGCTGCGCCGGCGCATCCAGTCCGGGCCCCAGAACATCTGGCGCTACGTCGACTTCCTGCCACTCGTCGAGGGCCAGCCCGGACCGAGCGCCCGCCACCTCTCCCGCGTCGGCCTGCCCGCCGGCTGCACGCCGCTGGTGCGTGCCGACCGCCTCGCCGAGCGCCTGGGCCTCAAGGACGTCTGGGTCAAGAACGACGCGCACAACCCCACGCACTCCTTCAAGGACCGCGTCGTCTCCGTCGCCGCCGCCCGCGCCCGGGAGCTCGGCTTCGACACTCTGGCCTGCGCCTCCACGGGCAACCTCGCCAACGCGGTGGCCGCCGCGGCGGCGGCGCTGGGCATGCCCTCCTACGTCTTCATCCCGGCCGACCTCGAGGAGCAGAAGATCCTCGCGACCGGCGTCTACGGGACCAACCTCGTCAAGGTGCGCGGCAACTACGACGAGGTCAACCGCCTCTGCACCGAGATCAGCGGCGAGCAGGACACCTGGGCCTTCGTCAACGTCAACATGCGGCCCTACTACGCCGAGGGCTCCAAGACCCTGGCCTACGAGATCGCCGAGCAGCTCGGCTTCCGCACGCCGGACCGGGTCGTCGCGCCGATCGCCTCGGGCTCGCTGTACACGAAGATCGCCAAGGGCTTCGACGAGTGGCGCGAGCTCGGCCTCATCGCGGGCGGCGCGCCGATCATGAACGGCGCCCAGGCGCTGGGCTGCTCGCCGGTGGCCACCGCGTTCGCCGCGGGCACCGACGTCTGCCGCCCCGTCAAGCCCGACACGATCGCCAAGTCGCTGGCCATCGGCAATCCGGCCGACGGCCCCTACGCCATCGAGCTGGCCAACCGCAGCGGCGGCGGCGTCGACAGCGTCGACGACGACGAGATCCGTGCCGGCATCCGCCTGCTGGCCGAGACGACCGGCATCTTCACCGAGACGGCCGGCGGCGTGACGACCGCGACGCTGGCCAAGCTCGCCGCGCGCGGCGACATCGACCCCGACGAGACCGTCGTGCTCGTCATCACGGGTGAGGGCCTCAAGACGCTCGACGCCGTCCGCGGCACGTTCGAGGCCCACGAGATCGAGCCGAAGTTCGACGCGTTCGAGTCGACCGTGCTGTCGGTCCCCGCCCACCGGGCGACGGCCTGA
- a CDS encoding ubiquitin-like small modifier protein 1 gives MAVTVKLPTQLRAAAGGASAVPVEGETVGAVLEALWTAHPELRDSLSDGDGGLRRFVNVYVDGEDVRFGDGLQTAVKDGAEVQILPAVAGG, from the coding sequence ATGGCGGTCACGGTGAAGCTGCCGACGCAGCTGCGCGCCGCCGCCGGGGGCGCGTCGGCCGTGCCCGTCGAGGGCGAGACGGTCGGCGCGGTCCTCGAGGCCCTGTGGACCGCGCATCCCGAGCTGCGCGACAGCCTCTCCGACGGCGACGGCGGGCTGCGGCGCTTCGTCAACGTCTACGTCGACGGCGAGGACGTCCGCTTCGGCGACGGCCTGCAGACGGCGGTCAAGGACGGCGCCGAGGTGCAGATCCTGCCGGCCGTCGCGGGCGGATAG
- a CDS encoding alpha/beta fold hydrolase: MSVVRAVPGLHLAEHEFSVPLDHAQPGGERITVFAREVADPEGRDRPLLVYLEGGPGHEAPRPAGAPRSPGWLDRALRDFRVLLVDQRGTGRSAPVGVLEGLDPPAQARWLTHFRADAIVADCEWIRRELGAPPWSVLGQSFGGLCAVTYLSLAPEGLREAFITGGLPPLRASIDDVYRATYARVLDRSRRYYERYPEDRARVLALQAHVDEHDVRLPSGDRLTVRRVRQLGDVLGMSDGAERLHGLLELPPGSPAFAHDVDAALPYARNPLYAILHESCWADGAATRWAAQRTLPADYAAEPELFTGEHVYPWMFEEYGGLAPLREAAELLARHPWPALYDADRLRENAVPVAAAIYARDMYVERAFSEATAAHIGGLRAWLTDEFEHNGLRADGDRVLGRLIDLARGRA; encoded by the coding sequence GTGTCCGTCGTCCGCGCCGTCCCCGGCCTGCACCTCGCCGAGCACGAGTTCTCCGTGCCGCTGGACCACGCACAGCCCGGCGGCGAGCGGATCACCGTCTTCGCCCGCGAGGTCGCCGATCCCGAGGGCCGCGACCGGCCGCTGCTGGTCTACCTCGAGGGCGGCCCGGGGCACGAGGCCCCGCGCCCGGCCGGCGCGCCGCGCTCGCCGGGCTGGCTGGACCGCGCCCTGCGCGACTTCCGCGTGCTCCTGGTCGACCAGCGCGGGACGGGGCGCTCGGCGCCCGTGGGCGTCCTGGAGGGCCTGGATCCGCCGGCGCAGGCCCGGTGGCTGACGCACTTCCGCGCCGACGCGATCGTCGCCGACTGCGAGTGGATCCGCCGCGAGCTGGGCGCGCCGCCGTGGAGCGTGCTGGGCCAGAGCTTCGGCGGCCTGTGCGCGGTGACCTACCTCTCCCTCGCCCCCGAGGGCCTGCGCGAGGCGTTCATCACGGGCGGGCTGCCGCCCTTGCGGGCCTCGATCGACGACGTCTACCGCGCGACCTACGCCCGCGTCCTGGACCGCTCGCGCCGGTACTACGAGCGCTACCCCGAGGACCGTGCCCGGGTGCTCGCGCTGCAGGCCCACGTTGACGAGCACGACGTGCGCCTGCCGTCGGGCGACCGGCTGACCGTGCGCCGCGTGCGCCAGCTCGGAGACGTGCTCGGGATGAGCGACGGCGCCGAGCGCCTGCACGGCCTGCTCGAGCTGCCGCCGGGCTCGCCGGCCTTCGCCCACGACGTCGACGCGGCGCTGCCCTACGCGCGCAACCCGCTGTACGCCATCCTCCACGAGTCCTGCTGGGCCGACGGCGCCGCGACGCGCTGGGCGGCGCAGCGCACGCTGCCCGCCGACTACGCGGCCGAGCCCGAGCTGTTCACGGGCGAGCACGTCTACCCGTGGATGTTCGAGGAGTACGGCGGGCTCGCGCCGCTGCGGGAGGCCGCCGAGCTGCTGGCCCGCCACCCATGGCCGGCGCTCTACGACGCCGACCGGCTGCGGGAGAACGCCGTGCCGGTGGCGGCCGCGATCTACGCGCGGGACATGTACGTCGAGCGCGCGTTCTCCGAGGCCACCGCGGCGCACATCGGCGGCCTGCGGGCCTGGCTCACCGACGAGTTCGAGCACAACGGCCTGCGCGCCGACGGCGACCGCGTGCTGGGTCGCCTGATCGACCTGGCCCGCGGGCGCGCGTGA
- a CDS encoding response regulator: protein MVRILHCDDSAAFRALLRAELEDDDDLEIVAEAANVDAAVRAAVQARPDVVLLDLLDADRDAVGELAAAAPGVRVVVLSGHPREYGEGRRGGASAYVEKDASIAELRETVLRVAAG from the coding sequence ATGGTCCGCATCCTGCACTGCGACGACTCCGCCGCGTTCCGGGCCCTGCTGCGTGCCGAGCTCGAGGACGACGACGACCTCGAGATCGTGGCCGAGGCCGCGAACGTCGACGCGGCCGTGCGCGCCGCGGTCCAGGCGCGCCCCGACGTCGTCCTGCTCGACCTGCTCGACGCCGACCGCGACGCGGTCGGCGAGCTCGCGGCGGCGGCCCCGGGCGTGCGCGTCGTCGTGCTCAGCGGGCACCCGCGCGAGTACGGCGAGGGCCGTCGCGGCGGCGCCAGCGCCTACGTCGAGAAGGACGCGTCGATCGCCGAGCTGCGCGAGACGGTGCTGCGCGTCGCCGCCGGGTAG
- the ligD gene encoding DNA ligase D, producing the protein MAGRALDPYDAKRDFTATPEPKGRRTSARKGAPRFVIQEHSATRLHWDLRLEHDGALASWAIPNGLPWAARDNRLAVHTEDHPLEYLDFHGEIPKGSYGAGTMTIWDHGTYELLKWDERKVEVELHGERVTGRYALFAIGEGDGPSKDWMIHRMGEPAEGDWILGHEPMPDRLVPMLARPGEIPRDDDGWAYEIKWDGVRAICFSEPGRMRFVTRNGNDVTPRYPELARMNRALSMHRAILDGEVVALDADGRPSFAALQGRMHLTRESQVRRLAREAPVTYVAFDLLWLDGRSLMDLPYAERRERLAALALEGERWAAPDHVVGDGRRMLAATREQGLEGVIAKRLDSPYEPGRRTGAWRKIKNVQRQELVIAGWLPGEGRRRERIGALLVAVREGDALRYAGRVGTGFTEAELERLAGLLGPLERDASPLDVVPKAVKIPREAIYVEPRLVCEVEFLEWSREGVLRAPSYKGLRDDKPAGLVVRERLRTGGAGSAVLAEIDGRELRLTNVDKPLWASGHTKGDLIRYLVELAPTLLPHLEHRPLTLKRYPDGADAKFFYEKQAPSHRPDWVAVAPVRHAREKTITYVLAQDAATLAWLGNLADLELHTPMHRVRETSGITGPTMIAFDLDPGEPAGLLECCRVAVVLQGMFEHLGLQAFPKTSGSKGMQVYVPLNTPETTTYAQTKGLARAVAELLEAEAGDLVVSRQAKRLRPGRVLVDWSQNDDNKTTVCVYSPRARERPTVSTPLAWDEVAAALDAGSADGLVFDLDGVLARVRDQGDLFAPVLTLVQELPAL; encoded by the coding sequence ATGGCCGGACGGGCCCTGGACCCCTACGACGCCAAGCGCGACTTCACCGCCACACCCGAGCCCAAGGGCCGGCGGACCAGCGCGCGCAAGGGCGCGCCGCGCTTCGTCATCCAGGAGCACAGCGCCACGCGGCTGCACTGGGACCTGCGGCTCGAACACGACGGTGCGCTGGCCTCCTGGGCGATCCCCAACGGCCTGCCGTGGGCGGCGCGCGACAACCGCCTGGCCGTGCACACCGAGGACCACCCGCTCGAGTACCTCGACTTCCACGGCGAGATCCCCAAGGGCAGCTACGGGGCGGGGACGATGACGATCTGGGACCACGGCACCTACGAGCTGCTCAAGTGGGACGAGCGCAAGGTCGAGGTCGAGCTGCACGGCGAGCGCGTCACCGGCCGCTACGCGCTGTTCGCCATCGGCGAGGGCGACGGGCCGTCCAAGGACTGGATGATCCACCGCATGGGCGAGCCCGCCGAGGGCGACTGGATCCTCGGCCACGAGCCCATGCCCGACCGCCTGGTGCCGATGCTCGCCCGCCCCGGCGAGATCCCACGCGACGACGACGGCTGGGCCTACGAGATCAAGTGGGACGGGGTCCGCGCGATCTGCTTCAGCGAGCCCGGGCGGATGCGGTTCGTGACCCGCAACGGCAACGACGTCACCCCGCGCTATCCCGAGCTGGCCCGGATGAACCGCGCGCTGAGCATGCACCGCGCGATCCTCGACGGCGAGGTCGTGGCGCTCGACGCCGACGGGCGCCCGTCGTTCGCCGCCCTGCAGGGACGGATGCACCTCACGCGCGAGAGCCAGGTGCGGCGCCTGGCCCGCGAGGCGCCCGTCACCTACGTGGCCTTCGACCTGCTCTGGCTCGACGGCCGCTCGCTCATGGACCTGCCCTACGCCGAGCGGCGCGAGCGGCTCGCCGCGCTCGCGCTCGAGGGCGAGCGCTGGGCGGCGCCCGACCACGTGGTGGGCGACGGGCGCCGGATGCTGGCGGCCACCCGCGAGCAGGGGCTGGAGGGCGTCATCGCCAAGCGGCTGGACTCTCCGTACGAGCCGGGCCGGCGCACCGGCGCCTGGCGCAAGATCAAGAACGTCCAGCGCCAGGAGCTGGTCATCGCCGGGTGGCTGCCCGGGGAGGGGCGGAGGCGCGAGCGGATCGGCGCGCTACTGGTGGCCGTGCGCGAGGGCGACGCGCTGCGCTACGCCGGCCGCGTGGGCACGGGGTTCACGGAGGCCGAGCTGGAGCGCCTGGCGGGCCTGCTGGGCCCGCTGGAGCGCGACGCCTCGCCGCTGGACGTCGTGCCCAAGGCGGTGAAGATCCCGCGCGAGGCGATCTACGTCGAGCCCCGGCTGGTCTGCGAGGTCGAGTTCCTGGAGTGGTCGCGCGAGGGCGTCCTGCGCGCCCCCTCCTACAAGGGGCTGCGCGACGACAAGCCGGCGGGGCTCGTCGTGCGCGAGCGGCTGCGCACGGGCGGCGCGGGCTCGGCGGTGCTCGCCGAGATCGACGGCCGCGAGCTGCGGCTGACCAACGTGGACAAGCCCCTCTGGGCCTCCGGGCACACGAAGGGCGACCTCATCCGCTACCTCGTCGAGCTGGCCCCGACGCTGCTGCCCCACCTCGAGCACCGCCCGCTGACGCTCAAGCGCTATCCCGACGGCGCCGACGCCAAGTTCTTCTACGAGAAGCAGGCGCCGTCGCACCGGCCCGACTGGGTCGCCGTCGCGCCCGTCCGCCACGCCCGCGAGAAGACCATCACCTACGTGCTGGCCCAGGACGCGGCCACCCTGGCCTGGCTGGGCAACCTGGCCGACCTCGAGCTGCACACCCCGATGCACCGCGTGCGGGAGACCTCCGGCATCACCGGGCCGACGATGATCGCGTTCGACCTCGACCCCGGTGAGCCCGCGGGCCTGCTGGAGTGCTGCCGCGTCGCGGTCGTCCTGCAGGGGATGTTCGAGCACCTCGGGCTGCAGGCGTTCCCGAAGACGTCGGGCTCGAAGGGGATGCAGGTCTACGTCCCGCTCAACACGCCCGAGACCACGACCTACGCCCAGACCAAGGGCCTGGCCAGGGCCGTCGCCGAGCTGCTGGAGGCCGAGGCCGGCGATCTGGTGGTCTCGCGGCAGGCCAAGCGCCTGCGCCCGGGGCGGGTGCTCGTGGACTGGAGCCAGAACGACGACAACAAGACGACGGTGTGCGTGTACTCGCCACGGGCCCGGGAGCGCCCGACGGTCTCCACGCCGCTGGCCTGGGACGAGGTCGCGGCCGCGCTGGACGCCGGCAGCGCGGACGGCCTGGTCTTCGACCTCGACGGCGTGCTGGCGCGCGTGCGCGACCAGGGCGACCTCTTCGCCCCGGTGCTCACGCTGGTCCAGGAGCTGCCGGCGCTCTGA
- the mscL gene encoding large conductance mechanosensitive channel protein MscL, producing the protein MKGFREFILRGNLVDLAVAVVIGAAFGAVVTALVADIITPIIGAIGGKPDFSNLSFTINKSHFKYGDFLNALITFLIIAAVVYFFVVKPVAALLERLMPKKEVGPVRSCPECLSDIPVAARRCAFCTAEVGPAATA; encoded by the coding sequence ATGAAGGGCTTCCGGGAGTTCATCCTGCGTGGCAACCTCGTCGACCTGGCCGTGGCGGTCGTCATCGGTGCCGCGTTCGGTGCCGTCGTGACCGCGCTGGTCGCCGACATCATCACCCCGATCATCGGGGCGATCGGCGGCAAGCCGGACTTCAGCAACCTGTCGTTCACGATCAACAAGTCGCACTTCAAGTACGGCGACTTCCTCAACGCGCTGATCACGTTCCTCATCATCGCCGCGGTCGTGTACTTCTTCGTGGTCAAGCCCGTCGCGGCGCTGCTCGAGCGCCTCATGCCCAAGAAGGAGGTCGGACCGGTGCGCTCGTGCCCCGAGTGCCTGTCCGACATCCCCGTCGCGGCCCGCCGCTGCGCGTTCTGCACGGCCGAGGTCGGCCCCGCGGCGACCGCCTGA
- the rnz gene encoding ribonuclease Z: MDLSLFFAGTAGSVPTARRGLPATLVRCGSDKLLIDCGEGTQRQLVRSVGLPEITEVLLTHLHVDHWLGLPGMLKSFELRDRTTPLTVYGPPGTVALMDAMRRTVFGRLRYRFRVVDLEPDAIVEFGDYEIHALRVRHRGEAYGYALIEQDRPGRFDAARAAELGVAPGPDFGRLQRGEAVGAVTPEQVVGEARRGRTIVFSGDTAPCDMVRVAAHGADVLVHEATFTSQERERAQQTGHSTARQAAELAAEAGVGLLVLTHISTRYAGGEIRDEARSVFPRTEVARDFDLVDVPFPEKGDPELHRWDPRRARVLADAGPGGA, from the coding sequence ATGGACCTCTCGCTGTTCTTCGCCGGCACCGCGGGCTCGGTGCCCACCGCCCGCCGCGGCCTGCCCGCGACGCTGGTCCGGTGCGGCTCGGACAAGCTGCTCATCGACTGCGGCGAGGGGACCCAGCGCCAGCTCGTGCGCAGCGTCGGGCTGCCGGAGATCACCGAGGTCCTGCTCACGCACCTGCACGTCGACCACTGGCTCGGCCTGCCGGGCATGCTCAAGTCCTTCGAGCTCCGCGACCGCACCACGCCGCTGACGGTCTACGGGCCGCCCGGCACGGTCGCGCTGATGGACGCGATGCGCCGCACCGTGTTCGGCCGGCTGCGCTACCGCTTCCGGGTCGTCGACCTCGAGCCCGACGCCATCGTCGAGTTCGGCGACTACGAGATCCACGCGCTGCGGGTGCGCCACCGCGGCGAGGCCTACGGCTACGCCCTGATCGAGCAGGACCGCCCCGGGCGCTTCGACGCCGCGCGGGCCGCCGAGCTCGGCGTGGCGCCGGGGCCCGACTTCGGACGCCTGCAGCGCGGCGAGGCCGTCGGCGCCGTCACGCCCGAGCAGGTCGTGGGGGAGGCCCGGCGCGGGCGCACCATCGTGTTCTCGGGCGACACCGCGCCGTGCGACATGGTCCGCGTCGCGGCGCACGGCGCCGACGTCCTGGTCCACGAGGCGACGTTCACCTCGCAGGAGCGCGAGCGCGCGCAGCAGACCGGGCACTCCACGGCGCGCCAGGCCGCCGAGCTGGCGGCCGAGGCCGGCGTCGGGCTGCTCGTGCTCACCCACATCTCCACGCGCTACGCGGGCGGGGAGATCCGCGACGAGGCCCGCAGCGTGTTCCCGCGCACCGAGGTGGCGCGGGACTTCGACCTCGTCGACGTGCCGTTCCCGGAGAAGGGCGATCCCGAGCTGCACCGCTGGGATCCGCGCCGCGCGCGGGTGCTCGCCGACGCCGGTCCCGGCGGCGCCTGA
- the pyrR gene encoding bifunctional pyr operon transcriptional regulator/uracil phosphoribosyltransferase PyrR has translation MDHDKVVLDGDDMRRTLVRIAHEIVERNDGAGGADLAIVGIHRRGAILARRIHGLLVDLLEHDLPIGDLDIAFYRDDVGRRAEQPTVHASHVDFPIDGLTVVLVDDVLFTGRTVRSAIEALFDYGRPARVQLAVLADRGHRELPIRPDYVGKNLPTSRAERVNVRVEELDDVDEVRIAALTGVTA, from the coding sequence ATGGACCACGACAAGGTCGTCCTCGACGGGGACGACATGCGGCGCACCCTCGTGCGCATCGCCCACGAGATCGTGGAGCGCAACGACGGCGCCGGCGGCGCCGACCTGGCGATCGTGGGGATCCACCGCCGCGGCGCGATCCTCGCCCGGCGCATCCACGGCCTGCTCGTCGACCTGCTCGAGCACGACCTGCCGATCGGCGACCTCGACATCGCGTTCTACCGCGACGACGTCGGCCGGCGCGCGGAGCAGCCGACGGTGCACGCCTCCCACGTCGACTTCCCGATCGACGGGCTCACCGTCGTGCTCGTCGACGACGTCCTGTTCACCGGCCGCACCGTGCGCAGCGCCATCGAGGCGCTGTTCGACTACGGCCGCCCGGCCCGCGTCCAGCTCGCGGTCCTCGCGGACCGCGGCCACCGCGAGCTGCCCATCCGCCCGGACTACGTCGGCAAGAACCTGCCGACCTCGCGCGCCGAGCGCGTCAACGTCCGCGTCGAGGAGCTCGACGACGTCGACGAGGTCCGCATCGCCGCGTTGACAGGAGTGACCGCATGA
- a CDS encoding aspartate carbamoyltransferase catalytic subunit has product MKHLLSVEDLGREDIERICDRAASFSEMADREIKKVPALRGRTVLNLFYEASTRTRFSFELAAKRLSADVVNFSASGSSVEKGESLKDTVLTLGAHKPDAIVIRTPWAGAAELVSRWTPAAIVNAGDGKHEHPTQALLDVHTLRERLGSLDGSQVWIVGDVLHSRVARSNIIAFQKMGAHVTLAGPPTLIPRGIEAMGCEVRYTLDDLGSADVVYALRMQNERMSESWVPSLREYAHWYQVNGRRLGPAQVLMHPGPVNRGVELSAEVVDSPQAVITAQVAAGVVVRMAVLYEVLAHSEAPARTPEGAPA; this is encoded by the coding sequence ATGAAGCACCTGCTCTCCGTCGAGGACCTCGGCCGCGAGGACATCGAGCGCATCTGCGACCGCGCGGCCTCCTTCTCCGAGATGGCCGACCGCGAGATCAAGAAGGTCCCGGCCCTGCGCGGGCGGACCGTGCTGAACCTCTTCTACGAGGCCTCCACGCGCACCCGCTTCTCGTTCGAGCTGGCCGCCAAGCGCCTCAGCGCCGACGTCGTGAACTTCAGCGCGTCGGGCTCCAGCGTCGAGAAGGGCGAGTCGCTGAAGGACACCGTGCTCACGCTCGGCGCCCACAAGCCCGACGCCATCGTCATCCGCACGCCGTGGGCGGGCGCCGCCGAGCTCGTCTCGCGCTGGACGCCCGCGGCGATCGTCAACGCCGGCGACGGCAAGCACGAGCACCCGACCCAGGCCCTGCTCGACGTCCACACGCTGCGCGAGCGGCTCGGCTCGCTCGACGGCTCGCAGGTCTGGATCGTCGGCGACGTGCTGCACAGCCGCGTCGCGCGCTCCAACATCATCGCCTTCCAGAAGATGGGCGCGCACGTCACGCTCGCGGGGCCGCCGACGCTCATCCCGCGCGGCATCGAGGCCATGGGCTGCGAGGTCCGCTACACGCTCGACGACCTCGGCTCGGCCGACGTCGTCTACGCGCTGCGGATGCAGAACGAGCGCATGAGCGAGAGCTGGGTGCCGTCGCTGCGCGAGTACGCGCACTGGTACCAGGTCAACGGCCGCCGGCTCGGCCCCGCCCAGGTGCTCATGCACCCCGGCCCCGTCAACCGCGGCGTCGAGCTCAGCGCCGAGGTCGTCGACTCGCCCCAGGCGGTGATCACCGCCCAGGTCGCCGCCGGCGTCGTCGTGCGCATGGCGGTGCTCTACGAGGTGCTCGCCCACTCCGAGGCCCCCGCCCGCACCCCGGAAGGAGCGCCCGCATGA
- a CDS encoding dihydroorotase: MSAAPLLVAGPAPVADLLIREAHVLDPRSGLDEARDVLVRGGAIAELGPPGTLEAAADAEVVEGAGRHLLPAFVDPHVHLRVPGQEHKEDLETGTRSAAAGGFCAVLAMPNTDPVVDSAPILRSLRDAAARDARIPVGFMPAITRGLAGADMTEMAELRAEGAAGFTDDGRPVVSAGMLRKALQYQRLCGGVIALHEEDPTLSGRGAMHEGEVSAQLGIAGIPSISEATMIARDAMIAGEDPAHPGRIHIQHLSARESVEAIAAAKARGVHISCEASPHHLCLTHEAVRTLDTRMKMNPPLRTEDDRQALIEGLRSGVIDCIATDHAPHARDEKEVPFEQAPMGTTGLETAFAAVYTELVRPGVLTLELLVRRLSDGAALFALPTPRIAPGESANVTLVDLDRPWVVGDGGYASRSANCCFDGRTLHGRVLLTVAAGTVAFRSRQAEAVAS, encoded by the coding sequence ATGAGCGCCGCCCCGCTGCTCGTCGCCGGCCCGGCGCCGGTCGCCGACCTGCTCATCCGCGAGGCGCACGTGCTCGACCCGCGCAGCGGCCTGGACGAGGCGCGCGACGTCCTGGTCCGCGGCGGCGCGATCGCCGAGCTCGGGCCGCCCGGCACGCTCGAGGCGGCCGCCGATGCCGAGGTCGTCGAGGGCGCCGGGCGCCATCTGCTGCCCGCCTTCGTGGACCCCCACGTGCACCTGCGCGTCCCGGGCCAGGAGCACAAGGAGGACCTCGAGACGGGGACGCGCTCGGCGGCGGCGGGCGGCTTCTGCGCCGTGCTGGCCATGCCGAACACCGACCCGGTCGTGGACTCCGCGCCCATCCTGCGCTCGCTGCGCGACGCGGCGGCCCGCGACGCCCGCATCCCCGTCGGCTTCATGCCCGCGATCACCCGCGGGCTGGCCGGCGCGGACATGACCGAGATGGCCGAGCTGCGCGCCGAGGGCGCCGCGGGCTTCACCGACGACGGCCGCCCCGTCGTCTCGGCCGGCATGCTGCGCAAGGCCCTGCAGTACCAGCGGCTGTGCGGCGGGGTCATCGCGCTGCACGAGGAGGACCCCACGCTCAGCGGCCGCGGCGCGATGCACGAGGGCGAGGTCAGCGCCCAGCTCGGCATCGCGGGCATCCCGTCGATCAGCGAGGCGACGATGATCGCCCGCGACGCGATGATCGCCGGGGAGGACCCGGCTCATCCCGGCCGCATCCACATCCAGCACCTCAGCGCGCGCGAGTCCGTCGAGGCGATCGCCGCCGCCAAGGCGCGCGGGGTGCACATCAGCTGCGAGGCCTCGCCGCACCACCTCTGCCTCACCCACGAGGCCGTGCGCACGCTCGACACGCGGATGAAGATGAACCCGCCGCTGCGGACCGAGGACGACCGCCAGGCGCTCATCGAGGGCCTGCGCTCGGGCGTCATCGACTGCATCGCCACCGATCACGCGCCGCACGCGCGCGACGAGAAGGAGGTGCCGTTCGAGCAGGCGCCCATGGGCACCACGGGCCTGGAGACCGCGTTCGCGGCGGTCTACACCGAGCTGGTGCGCCCCGGCGTGCTGACGCTCGAGCTGCTCGTGCGCCGGCTCTCCGACGGGGCGGCGCTGTTCGCCCTGCCGACGCCGCGCATCGCCCCGGGCGAGTCGGCCAACGTCACGCTGGTCGACCTCGACCGCCCCTGGGTGGTCGGCGACGGCGGCTACGCCTCGCGCTCGGCCAACTGCTGCTTCGACGGGCGCACGTTGCACGGGCGCGTGCTGCTGACCGTCGCGGCCGGCACGGTCGCGTTCCGCTCCCGCCAGGCCGAGGCGGTGGCCTCGTGA